Proteins encoded together in one Panthera uncia isolate 11264 chromosome A2, Puncia_PCG_1.0, whole genome shotgun sequence window:
- the IFRD1 gene encoding interferon-related developmental regulator 1 isoform X1, whose translation MPKNKKRNTPHRGGSGGSGSGAAAATAATAGGQHRNVQPFSDEDASIETMSHCSGYSDPSSFAEDGPEVLDEEGTQEDVEYKLKGFIDLTLDKSAKTRQAALEGIKNALASKMLYEFILERRMTLTDSIERCLKKGKSDEQRAAAALASVLCIQLGPGIESEEVLKTLGPILKKIICDGTASIQARQTCATCFGVCCFIATDDITELYSTLECLENVFTKSYLKEKDTNVICSTPNTVLHISSLLAWTLLLTICPISEVKKKLEMHFHKLPSLLSSDDVNMRIAAGESLALMFELARGMESDFFYEDMESLTQMLRALATDGNKHRAKVDKRKQRSVFRDILRAVEERDFPTETVKFGPERMYIDCWVKKHTYDTFKEVLGSGMQYHLQSNEFLRNVFELGPPVMLDAATLKTMKISRFERHLYNSAAFKARTKARSKCRDKRADVGEFF comes from the exons ATGCCGAAGAATAAGAAGCGGAATACTCCCCACCGCGGTGGCAGTGGTGGCAGCGGCTCAGGGGCAGCTGCAGCGACGGCGGCGACAGCAG GTGGCCAGCATCGAAATGTTCAACCTTTTAGTGATGAGGATGCATCGATTGAAACAATGAGCCATTGCAGTGGTTACAGCGATCCTTCCAGCTTTGCTGAAGATG GACCAGAAGTCCTTGATGAGGAAGGAACTCAAGAAGACGTAGAGTACAAATTGAAGGGATTCATTGACCTGACCCTGGATAAGAG tgcGAAGACCAGGCAGGCAGCTCTTGAAGGTATTAAAAATGCACTGGCTTCAAAAATGCTTTATGAATTTATTCTGGAAAGAAGAATGACTTTGACTGACAGCATTGAACGCTGCCTGAAAAAAG GTAAGAGTGATGAGCAGCGTGCGGCTGCGGCACTAGCATCTGTTCTGTGTATTCAGTTGGGCCCTGGGATCGAAAGTGAAGAAGTTTTGAAAACTCTTGGACCAatcctaaagaaaataatttgtgatgGAACAGCTAGTATCCAGGCTAGGCAAACT tgtgcaACTTGCTTTGGTGTTTGCTGTTTTATTGCTACAGATGACATTACT GAGCTGTATTCAACTCTGGAATGTTTGGAAAATGTCTTCACCAAGTCCTACCTCAAAGAGAAAGACACTAATGTTATTTGCAGCACCCCTAATACAGTGCTTCACATCAGCTCGCTTCTCGCATGGACATTATTGTTGACCATATGCCCGATCAGTGAAGTGAAGAAAAAGCTTGAGAT GCATTTCCATAAACTTCCAAGCCTCCTGTCTTCTGATGATGTAAACATGAGAATAGCTGCTGGTGAATCTTTGGCACTTATGTTTGAATTGGCCAGAGGGATGGAGAGT GACTTTTTTTATGAAGACATGGAGTCTTTGACTCAGATGCTTAGGGCTTTGGCTACAGATGGAAACAAGCACCGTGCCAAAGTGGACAAGAGAAAGCAGCGGTCCGTGTTCAGAGACATCCTGAGGGCAGTGGAG GAACGGGATTTTCCAACAGAAACTGTTAAATTTGGTCCTGAACGTATGTATATTGATTGCTGGGTCAAAAAACATACCTATGACACCTTTAAGGAAGTTCTTGGTTCAGGAATGCAGTACCATTTGCAG TCAAATGAATTCCTTCGTAATGTATTTGAACTTGGACCCCCAGTGATGCTTGATGCTGCAACACTTAAAACCATGAAGATTTCACGTTTTGAAAgg CATCTGTATAATTCTGCAGCCTTCAAAGCTCGAACAAAAGCTCGAAGCAAATGTCGAGATAAGAGAGCAGATGTTGGAGAATTCTTCTAG
- the IFRD1 gene encoding interferon-related developmental regulator 1 isoform X2 — MGGQHRNVQPFSDEDASIETMSHCSGYSDPSSFAEDGPEVLDEEGTQEDVEYKLKGFIDLTLDKSAKTRQAALEGIKNALASKMLYEFILERRMTLTDSIERCLKKGKSDEQRAAAALASVLCIQLGPGIESEEVLKTLGPILKKIICDGTASIQARQTCATCFGVCCFIATDDITELYSTLECLENVFTKSYLKEKDTNVICSTPNTVLHISSLLAWTLLLTICPISEVKKKLEMHFHKLPSLLSSDDVNMRIAAGESLALMFELARGMESDFFYEDMESLTQMLRALATDGNKHRAKVDKRKQRSVFRDILRAVEERDFPTETVKFGPERMYIDCWVKKHTYDTFKEVLGSGMQYHLQSNEFLRNVFELGPPVMLDAATLKTMKISRFERHLYNSAAFKARTKARSKCRDKRADVGEFF, encoded by the exons ATGG GTGGCCAGCATCGAAATGTTCAACCTTTTAGTGATGAGGATGCATCGATTGAAACAATGAGCCATTGCAGTGGTTACAGCGATCCTTCCAGCTTTGCTGAAGATG GACCAGAAGTCCTTGATGAGGAAGGAACTCAAGAAGACGTAGAGTACAAATTGAAGGGATTCATTGACCTGACCCTGGATAAGAG tgcGAAGACCAGGCAGGCAGCTCTTGAAGGTATTAAAAATGCACTGGCTTCAAAAATGCTTTATGAATTTATTCTGGAAAGAAGAATGACTTTGACTGACAGCATTGAACGCTGCCTGAAAAAAG GTAAGAGTGATGAGCAGCGTGCGGCTGCGGCACTAGCATCTGTTCTGTGTATTCAGTTGGGCCCTGGGATCGAAAGTGAAGAAGTTTTGAAAACTCTTGGACCAatcctaaagaaaataatttgtgatgGAACAGCTAGTATCCAGGCTAGGCAAACT tgtgcaACTTGCTTTGGTGTTTGCTGTTTTATTGCTACAGATGACATTACT GAGCTGTATTCAACTCTGGAATGTTTGGAAAATGTCTTCACCAAGTCCTACCTCAAAGAGAAAGACACTAATGTTATTTGCAGCACCCCTAATACAGTGCTTCACATCAGCTCGCTTCTCGCATGGACATTATTGTTGACCATATGCCCGATCAGTGAAGTGAAGAAAAAGCTTGAGAT GCATTTCCATAAACTTCCAAGCCTCCTGTCTTCTGATGATGTAAACATGAGAATAGCTGCTGGTGAATCTTTGGCACTTATGTTTGAATTGGCCAGAGGGATGGAGAGT GACTTTTTTTATGAAGACATGGAGTCTTTGACTCAGATGCTTAGGGCTTTGGCTACAGATGGAAACAAGCACCGTGCCAAAGTGGACAAGAGAAAGCAGCGGTCCGTGTTCAGAGACATCCTGAGGGCAGTGGAG GAACGGGATTTTCCAACAGAAACTGTTAAATTTGGTCCTGAACGTATGTATATTGATTGCTGGGTCAAAAAACATACCTATGACACCTTTAAGGAAGTTCTTGGTTCAGGAATGCAGTACCATTTGCAG TCAAATGAATTCCTTCGTAATGTATTTGAACTTGGACCCCCAGTGATGCTTGATGCTGCAACACTTAAAACCATGAAGATTTCACGTTTTGAAAgg CATCTGTATAATTCTGCAGCCTTCAAAGCTCGAACAAAAGCTCGAAGCAAATGTCGAGATAAGAGAGCAGATGTTGGAGAATTCTTCTAG
- the LSMEM1 gene encoding leucine-rich single-pass membrane protein 1 — protein MNHSQDTSSRGMPEDRKLYIVDSINDLNRLTLCPAGSQHLLPLQEKIPDVGTNSGNGSHSLFFMGLIIVLIVSLALVSFVIFLIVQTGNKMDDVSRRLTAEGKDIDDLKKINSMIVKRLNQLDAEQN, from the exons ATGAATCATTCCCAGGACACCAGCTCTCGAGGCATGCCTGAAGATCGAAAGCTTTATATTGTGGATTCCATAAATGACTTAAACAGACTGACCCTCTGTCCTGCTGGCTCACAGCATCTGCTCC CTCTCCAGGAGAAAATCCCAGACGTTGGCACTAACTCAGGAAACGGAAGTCACAGTCTATTTTTTATGGGGCTGATAATTGTGCTGATTGTCAGTCTGGCACTGGTTTCCTTCGTGATCTTTCTAATAG tTCAAACTGGAAACAAGATGGATGATGTGTCGAGAAGACTAACAGCTGAGGGAAAGGACATAGACGATCTTAAGAAAATCAACAGCATGATTGTAAAGCGACTCAATCAACTGGACGCAGaacaaaactaa